GTCGGGCTACGGCAAGGACGTCTACGAGATCGAGGGCTACGTGCGCGGCTTCGCCCGCCGACGTCCCGACGTCGACGTCACGATGATCCGGGCGGCCAACGTCGTGGGCCCCCACGTCACCAGCCCGCTCACCGGCTACTTCCGGCTGCCCGTGATCCCGCGGGTGCTGGGCTTCGACCCCCGCCTGCAGCTGCTGCACGAGGACGACCTGATGCGGGTGCTGCGCCACGCGGCGACCAGCGGCATCCCCGGCACCTTCAACGTCGCCGGCGACGGGGTGATGACGCTGAGCCAGGCCGTACGCCGCCTCGGCAAGCCGTCGGTCGCCCTGCCGGGCTTCGCCGTCGGACGGCTCGGCGCCACCATGCGACAGGCCCGCGTCTCGGACTTCTCCCCCGAGCAGCTGGGGTTCCTCACCTACGGTCGAGGGGTGGACACCACCCGGATGCGCACCGAGCTGGGCTTCGAGCCGCGCTTCACCACGGCCGAGGCGTTCGCCGACTTCTGCCGCGAGCTGGTGCCCGCGCGGGAAGGGGCCTGACGTGCCCGAGGAAGCCCGGCGCCCCGCCGGCGACGACGCCGTCGTCATCCCGATCGGCACCGGCGGCCGACCCGGCCGCGGCACCGGCCGCGCCCGGCCGTCCTCGGCCGCGCGCGACCTGGCCCCGTCCCCGCGCAGGTCCGGCGGGAGCGGGACGGCCGGCAAGCCGACGGGCAAGGCGGCGGGCAAGGCGGCGGGCAAGGCGGCGGGCAAGGCGGCGGGCAAGGCGACGCCCGGCCCGGAGCACGCGGCGGGCGCCGCCGCCAGCGCCCCGGGTGACGAGCCACGCGGTGCGGCGACCGGGGCCGACGAGCCCGCCGAGGCCCCGACCACCGGGATCCCGCTCGGCGACTGGGTGGCGGCGTTCCAGGGCGCGGCCCACGAGGTCTTCGGCGCCGACTGGGAGCGACGCCTCGCCGAGCTGATGGCGTTCTGCCGCCGGCGCCTCGAGGGCGACTACGAGGTCGACGACTACGGCTTCGACAGCGAGCTGACCGAGCGGTTCTTCATGGCCGCGCTGCGCCCGGTGGCGGAGAAGTGGTTCCGGCTCGAGGTGCGCGGGCTCGACAACCTGCCCACCGAGGGCGGTGCGCTCGTGGTCTCCAACCACTCCGGCACGGTGCCCCTCGACGGGCTGATGACGATGCTGACCGTGCACGACCGCACCGGCCGGTTCCTGCGCCCGCTCGGGGCCGACCTGCTCTTCCGGCTGCCGTTCGTCAGCTCGCTGGCACGCAAGGGCGGCGCCACCCTCGCCTGCACCGAGGACGCGGAGCGGATGCTGTCCGGCGGCGAGCTCGTCGGGGTCTGGCCGGAGGGCTTCAAGGGCATCGGCAAGCCGTTCAGCGAGCGCTACCGGCTCCAGCGCTTCGGGCGCGGCGGGTTCGTCTCGGCGGCGCTGCGCACCGGCGTGCCGATCATCCCGCTGTCGGTGGTCGGCGCCGAGGAGATCTACCCCATGGTCGGCAACGTGCCGTCGCTGGCGCGGCTCCTCGGGCTGCCCTACATCCCGATCACGCCGTTCTTCCCGTGGCTGGGCCCGCTCGGCCTGGTGCCGCTGCCCTCCAAGTGGATCCTGGAGTTCGGTGAGCCGATCCGCACCGACGCCTACGAGCCGGGCGAGGCCGATGACCCGATGCTGGTCTTCAACGTCACCGACCAGGTGCGCGAGACCATCCAGCACACGCTGTTCAGCCTGCTCCGCGAGCGCGGCGGCGTCTTCGGCCAGGAGCCCGGCTAGGGCAACAGCCCGCCGGTCGCGTTGCCGAGCGTGCCGCCGGTGAGCCCGTCGAGGGTGCCGGTGACCTCGCCGATGAGCCCGCCGGTGGCGTCGTCGACGCCGGAGGTGAGCCCGCCCAGGGCGCCGCCCGTGGCGTCGTCGAGCTGGCCGGTGAGGGCGCCGGTGGTGTCGGTGAGGCTGTCGGTCGTGTCGGTGAGCGGGTCGGGGATGCCGTCGGTGGGGTCCTTGACCGGCCTGGTCGGCTCCGGCTTGGTCGGCTCCGGCGTGGTGGGGTCGGTGCCGGTCGGGACGGTGCCGGTCGGGACGGGCAGCGAGGGGGTCGGCGTCGGCCTGACCGAGGTCGAGGGACCGGGCGTCGGCACGCCCTGCTGCGGGTCGAGCGCCTCGGGCACCCGGATCCCGGTGAGGTCCTGTCCGGAGATCGGGGCGCCCTCGAGGCTCAGGTCGTCGACGTCGAGGCCGGCGACCAGGTCGTCGAGGGTGCTGGTGAGGAGGAACTCCGGCGTGGTGGTGATGCCGCCCGCGCAGCCGCGGCAGGTGGTGCTGACCTCCAGGTCGAGGTCGGCGAGGGTGCGTCCGGCGGCCAGCAGGGCGTCGCGGGCGCTGGCGGGCAGCTCTCCGTCGAGCCGCTCGAGCCGCTCCATGCTCGTGACGGTGAAGTCGCGGGCGAGCTGCGCGTCGCGGTCGCTGCCGGTGTCCTCGTAGGCCGACAGCAGGCTGCGCACGCCCTCGCTCGACTGGTCGGTGAACGCGTCGAGGGTGTCGGGGACGAGCCGGTCGCGACCGGCCGCGTCGCCGGCGGCGAGCTCCTCGACCTCGGCGAGCCGGGTCCTGGCCTGGGCGAGGAGGGCCCGGCCACGGCCGGCGTCGTCGTCGGCGAGACGCACCTGGGCCGACTCGATCCCGCGCTTGACGCCGTAGAGCGACTCGCCCGGCAGGGCGGACTGGGCAGCGACGGCCATCGTGGCCGCGGAGCCGACGAGGGCGGCCCCGCCGAGCAGGGCACCCACGGTGCGGCGGCGCGTGCGCGACGGGGCGGGCATCGCCAGTCGCTCGGGTGCCGCGGGCGGCCCGGCGAGGACGGTGTCGGCCTCGGCCATCAGGCGCTCGCGCAGCGCCGCGACGAACTCGGGCCTCGGCTCCACCGGTGGCACGTCGCGCAGGTCGGCGACGACGTCGAGCAGCGGGGCGTACTGCCGGGCCTCACGCTCGGTGAGCTCGCGGCCGGCGTCACGCGACAGGAGCGCCTCGAACTCGTCGGCGCGCCGACGAGTCGGGAAGGCGGGCGTCATCACGGTCGTCCTGTCTCACTGCTGGCCGGTCCTCCCAGAGGGGGGAACGAGC
The sequence above is drawn from the Nocardioides sp. zg-1228 genome and encodes:
- a CDS encoding DUF5667 domain-containing protein — encoded protein: MTPAFPTRRRADEFEALLSRDAGRELTEREARQYAPLLDVVADLRDVPPVEPRPEFVAALRERLMAEADTVLAGPPAAPERLAMPAPSRTRRRTVGALLGGAALVGSAATMAVAAQSALPGESLYGVKRGIESAQVRLADDDAGRGRALLAQARTRLAEVEELAAGDAAGRDRLVPDTLDAFTDQSSEGVRSLLSAYEDTGSDRDAQLARDFTVTSMERLERLDGELPASARDALLAAGRTLADLDLEVSTTCRGCAGGITTTPEFLLTSTLDDLVAGLDVDDLSLEGAPISGQDLTGIRVPEALDPQQGVPTPGPSTSVRPTPTPSLPVPTGTVPTGTDPTTPEPTKPEPTRPVKDPTDGIPDPLTDTTDSLTDTTGALTGQLDDATGGALGGLTSGVDDATGGLIGEVTGTLDGLTGGTLGNATGGLLP
- a CDS encoding SDR family oxidoreductase — translated: MGRVVLVTGISRDIGRRFARAAAADPSIDRVIGVDAVPPRGDIGDVSFVRADIRNPVIAKVIAKEDVDTVVHMSLIATPGSAGGRGTMKELNVIGSMQLLAACQKSATVERLVVKSTTTVYGSGPRDPAMFTEDMGPKRLPSSGYGKDVYEIEGYVRGFARRRPDVDVTMIRAANVVGPHVTSPLTGYFRLPVIPRVLGFDPRLQLLHEDDLMRVLRHAATSGIPGTFNVAGDGVMTLSQAVRRLGKPSVALPGFAVGRLGATMRQARVSDFSPEQLGFLTYGRGVDTTRMRTELGFEPRFTTAEAFADFCRELVPAREGA
- a CDS encoding lysophospholipid acyltransferase family protein, giving the protein MPEEARRPAGDDAVVIPIGTGGRPGRGTGRARPSSAARDLAPSPRRSGGSGTAGKPTGKAAGKAAGKAAGKAAGKATPGPEHAAGAAASAPGDEPRGAATGADEPAEAPTTGIPLGDWVAAFQGAAHEVFGADWERRLAELMAFCRRRLEGDYEVDDYGFDSELTERFFMAALRPVAEKWFRLEVRGLDNLPTEGGALVVSNHSGTVPLDGLMTMLTVHDRTGRFLRPLGADLLFRLPFVSSLARKGGATLACTEDAERMLSGGELVGVWPEGFKGIGKPFSERYRLQRFGRGGFVSAALRTGVPIIPLSVVGAEEIYPMVGNVPSLARLLGLPYIPITPFFPWLGPLGLVPLPSKWILEFGEPIRTDAYEPGEADDPMLVFNVTDQVRETIQHTLFSLLRERGGVFGQEPG